In the genome of Vicia villosa cultivar HV-30 ecotype Madison, WI linkage group LG7, Vvil1.0, whole genome shotgun sequence, one region contains:
- the LOC131620337 gene encoding uncharacterized protein LOC131620337 isoform X1: MHHLQQINYSLQAMDVEEADNQVLSSLVSLNTMVCQQNQAFSLEDLAWVDSCLNKDSDISETDWSPLRDALLQISQSFRVDGRQDNESHLYSKEKNITSQHIQESSTSNANCLQKRPSTYNVELIRRANETSTDEILEDELAGTTMSSSTFQGDPFLPTYNEDLKPTYEMEHASENVFQVWDLDSATDEMEEASDNIFKVWDLDIPVEEGELVKQLKKALLENSLKTTVPSVFHDSEKGKDLKEGSLDVLIADKDLNEGPLDDLIAGIADLSLNKKV; the protein is encoded by the exons ATGCATCACCTTCAACAAATAAACTACTCTCTACAAG CAATGGATGTTGAAGAAGCAGATAATCAAGTTTTATCTTCACTTGTCTCTCTCAATACCATGGTTTGTCAGCAGAATCAAGCTTTTTCTCTTGAAGATCTTGCTTGGGTTGATTCCTGCCTAAATAAGGATTCCGATATTTCAGAAACTGATTGGTCCCCTCTCAGGGATGCTTTGTTACAAATTTCTCAATCATTTAGGGTGGATGGTAGACAAGACAATGAAAGTCACCTATACAGTAAGGAGAAAAACATTACTTCACAACATATTCAAGAATCTTCGACTTCTAATGCAAATTGCTTACAAAAACGCCCTTCAACATATAATGTTGAGCTAATAAGAAGGGCTAATGAAACAAGCACTGATGAAATTCTAGAGGATGAATTGGCTGGGACGACTATGTCGTCTTCAACTTTCCAAGGAGATCCTTTTTTGCCAACTTATAATGAAGACCTAAAGCCAACTTATGAGATGGAACATGCATCTGAGAATGTTTTCCAAGTCTGGGATTTGGATAGTGCAACTGATGAGATGGAGGAGGCATCTGATAATATCTTCAAAGTATGGGATTTGGACATTCCAGTTGAGGAAGGTGAACTTGTTAAACAGTTGAAGAAAGCCTTATTAGAGAATTCTTTGAAGACAACGGTGCCATCTGTTTTTCATGATTCAGAAAAAGGGAAAGACTTGAAGGAAGGGTCGCTTGATGTTCTTATTGCTGACAAGGACTTGAATGAAGGGCCACTTGATGATCTTATTGCTGGCATTGCTGACTTGtctttaaataaaaaagtttag
- the LOC131620338 gene encoding E3 ubiquitin-protein ligase RMA3, translating to MESTCFGSDVEDSLKQKCKSTTEERTISSGENGCFDCNICLESANDPVVTLCGHLYCWPCIYKWLNVQNSSVEPDKQPTCPVCKAVISNTSLVPLYGRGKSNSETETGSNQLQVGLVIPHRPPPYNLNAMLTSNRPSNMHHGAQQLHPNYFQTQSRPIHYQHYIPHLYEGYGGNGLPYQGGAASIVNPVIGMFGDMVLTRVFGVSDANLFTYSHNGSISPRMRRQEMQIDKSLNRVSIFLLCCFILCLLLF from the coding sequence ATGGAATCTACATGCTTTGGTTCTGATGTGGAAGACTCACTAAAGCAAAAATGTAAATCTACTACAGAAGAGAGAACAATCTCTAGTGGTGAAAAtggttgctttgattgtaatATTTGCTTGGAATCAGCTAATGACCCTGTGGTTACACTTTGTGGTCATCTCTATTGCTGGCCATGCATATATAAATGGCTTAATGTCCAAAACTCTTCAGTTGAACCAGATAAGCAGCCTACATGCCCTGTTTGTAAAGCTGTCATCTCCAATACTTCATTAGTCCCGCTTTACGGCCGAGGAAAATCAAATTCAGAAACCGAAACCGGATCGAATCAACTCCAGGTGGGTTTGGTTATACCTCATCGACCACCTCCGTACAACTTGAATGCTATGTTAACGTCTAATCGCCCGTCAAATATGCATCACGGGGCGCAGCAGCTCCATCCGAATTATTTCCAGACACAATCGCGGCCGATCCACTATCAGCATTATATCCCTCACCTTTATGAAGGTTATGGTGGCAATGGATTACCTTATCAGGGTGGTGCTGCAAGTATTGTGAATCCTGTGATTGGCATGTTCGGGGATATGGTGTTGACAAGGGTTTTCGGTGTCTCTGATGCAAATTTGTTTACTTACTCTCACAATGGAAGTATCAGTCCTAGAATGAGGAGGCAGGAGATGCAGATTGACAAGTCTCTAAACAGAGTTTCTATCTTTCTTCTTTGTTGTTTCATTTTGTGTCTTCTCTTGTTTTGA
- the LOC131620337 gene encoding uncharacterized protein LOC131620337 isoform X2, translating to MDVEEADNQVLSSLVSLNTMVCQQNQAFSLEDLAWVDSCLNKDSDISETDWSPLRDALLQISQSFRVDGRQDNESHLYSKEKNITSQHIQESSTSNANCLQKRPSTYNVELIRRANETSTDEILEDELAGTTMSSSTFQGDPFLPTYNEDLKPTYEMEHASENVFQVWDLDSATDEMEEASDNIFKVWDLDIPVEEGELVKQLKKALLENSLKTTVPSVFHDSEKGKDLKEGSLDVLIADKDLNEGPLDDLIAGIADLSLNKKV from the coding sequence ATGGATGTTGAAGAAGCAGATAATCAAGTTTTATCTTCACTTGTCTCTCTCAATACCATGGTTTGTCAGCAGAATCAAGCTTTTTCTCTTGAAGATCTTGCTTGGGTTGATTCCTGCCTAAATAAGGATTCCGATATTTCAGAAACTGATTGGTCCCCTCTCAGGGATGCTTTGTTACAAATTTCTCAATCATTTAGGGTGGATGGTAGACAAGACAATGAAAGTCACCTATACAGTAAGGAGAAAAACATTACTTCACAACATATTCAAGAATCTTCGACTTCTAATGCAAATTGCTTACAAAAACGCCCTTCAACATATAATGTTGAGCTAATAAGAAGGGCTAATGAAACAAGCACTGATGAAATTCTAGAGGATGAATTGGCTGGGACGACTATGTCGTCTTCAACTTTCCAAGGAGATCCTTTTTTGCCAACTTATAATGAAGACCTAAAGCCAACTTATGAGATGGAACATGCATCTGAGAATGTTTTCCAAGTCTGGGATTTGGATAGTGCAACTGATGAGATGGAGGAGGCATCTGATAATATCTTCAAAGTATGGGATTTGGACATTCCAGTTGAGGAAGGTGAACTTGTTAAACAGTTGAAGAAAGCCTTATTAGAGAATTCTTTGAAGACAACGGTGCCATCTGTTTTTCATGATTCAGAAAAAGGGAAAGACTTGAAGGAAGGGTCGCTTGATGTTCTTATTGCTGACAAGGACTTGAATGAAGGGCCACTTGATGATCTTATTGCTGGCATTGCTGACTTGtctttaaataaaaaagtttag